In a single window of the Streptococcus ilei genome:
- a CDS encoding PolC-type DNA polymerase III: protein MSTSFEILMNQLGMPLEMRESGAFEGAEIQEVIVHKLSRVWEFRFVFAEILPITIFRELKNRLAEEFSKTGNRAVFEIQVKNPTFSEELLQAYYQEAFEDGPCASQGFKSMYQHLQVRAQGGELIISGPSSVDTEHHRKNHLPNLASQLTKFGFPHFQCRVEADDQLTEELQQAFEAEKDQIFQAANEETLRAMESLSQMAPPPAEEKPAFDFKAKKAAAKPKLDKAEITPMIDITTEENRIVFEGVVFDVEQKVTRTGRVLINFKMTDYTSSFSLQKWAKNEEEAQKFDMIKKNSWLRVRGNIEVNNFTRDLTMNVQDVQEVVHYERKDLMPEGERRVEFHAHTNMSTMDALPEVEELVAKAAKWGHKAVAITDHGNVQSFPHGYKAAKKAGIQLIYGMEANIVEDRVPITYNEVDLDLHEATYVVFDVETTGLSAIYNDLIQVAASKMHKGNIIAEFDEFINPGHPISAFTTDLTGITDDHVRNAKPLKQVLEEFQEFCKDAVLVAHNATFDVGFMNANYERHGLPKITQPVIDTLEFARNLYPEYKRHGLGPLTKRFGVALEHHHMANYDAEATGRLLFIFIKDVAEKHGVTNLAKLNLDLISPDSYKKARVKHATIYVKNQTGLKNMFKLVSLSNTQYFEGVPRIPRTVLDAHREGLILGTACSEGEVFDAVVSQGVDAAVEVAKYYDFIEVMPPAIYAPLIAKEQVKDMDELQTIIKSLIEVGDRLGKPVLATGNVHYLEPEDEIYREIIVRSLGQGAMINRTIGHGENAQPAPLPKAHFRTTNEMLDEFAFLGEDLARKLVIENTNALAEIFEPVEVVKGDLYTPFIDKAEETVAELTYQKAFEIYGNPLPDIVDLRIEKELTSILGNGFAVIYLASQLLVHRSNERGYLVGSRGSVGSSFVATMIGITEVNPLSPHYVCGECKYSEFITDGSYGSGFDMPNKDCPNCGHQLSKNGQDIPFETFLGFDGDKVPDIDLNFSGEDQPSAHLDVRDIFGEEYAFRAGTVGTVAAKTAYGFVKGYERDYGKYYRDAEVERLAQGAAGVKRTTGQHPGGIVVIPNYMDVYDFTPVQYPADDVTAEWQTTHFNFHDIDENVLKLDVLGHDDPTMIRKLQDLSGIDPNDIPMDDPGVMALFSGTDILGVTPEQIGTSTGMLGIPEFGTNFVRGMVDETHPTTFAELLQLSGLSHGTDVWLGNAQDLIKAGIADLSTVIGCRDDIMVYLMHAGLDPKMAFTIMERVRKGMWLKIPEEERNGYIEAMKANNVPEWYIESCGKIKYMFPKAHAAAYVMMALRVAYFKVHHPLYYYCAYFSIRAKAFDIKTMGAGLEAVKARMKEIAEKRKNNEASNVEIDLYTTLEIVNEMWERGFKFGKLDLYRSDATEFIIDGDTLIPPFVAMDGLGENVAKQIVRARKEGEFLSKTELRKRGGVSSTLVEKMDEMGILGNMPEDNQLSLFDDLF from the coding sequence ATGTCAACTAGCTTTGAAATCTTAATGAATCAGTTAGGGATGCCTTTGGAAATGCGTGAATCAGGCGCTTTTGAAGGGGCTGAAATCCAAGAGGTCATCGTCCATAAGCTCAGTCGTGTTTGGGAATTTCGTTTTGTTTTTGCCGAAATTCTTCCCATCACTATTTTTCGGGAGCTCAAAAACCGCTTGGCTGAGGAGTTTTCAAAGACAGGCAATCGAGCGGTGTTTGAGATTCAGGTAAAGAATCCAACTTTTAGTGAGGAGCTCTTGCAAGCCTATTACCAGGAAGCTTTTGAAGATGGTCCCTGTGCGAGTCAGGGCTTTAAGAGCATGTATCAACACTTGCAGGTTCGTGCACAGGGAGGAGAGCTGATTATTAGTGGCCCTTCATCTGTGGATACGGAGCATCACCGGAAAAATCATCTGCCAAATCTTGCTAGTCAATTGACCAAGTTTGGTTTTCCTCATTTTCAGTGTCGGGTAGAAGCTGATGACCAGTTGACAGAAGAACTCCAACAGGCCTTCGAAGCTGAGAAGGATCAAATCTTCCAAGCAGCCAACGAAGAAACATTGCGGGCCATGGAGTCCTTGTCTCAAATGGCTCCTCCACCAGCAGAGGAAAAACCAGCCTTTGATTTCAAAGCCAAAAAGGCTGCGGCCAAGCCTAAGCTGGATAAGGCAGAGATCACTCCTATGATTGATATCACGACAGAAGAGAACCGCATTGTTTTTGAAGGGGTAGTCTTTGATGTCGAGCAAAAGGTAACTCGGACAGGTCGAGTCTTGATCAATTTCAAGATGACCGACTATACCTCCAGTTTTTCGCTCCAGAAATGGGCTAAAAATGAAGAAGAAGCTCAGAAGTTTGATATGATCAAGAAAAACTCTTGGTTACGGGTTCGTGGGAATATCGAGGTCAATAACTTTACACGAGATTTGACCATGAATGTTCAAGATGTTCAAGAAGTGGTCCACTATGAGCGTAAGGATCTGATGCCAGAAGGCGAGCGTCGGGTCGAGTTCCATGCCCATACCAATATGTCGACCATGGATGCCCTACCTGAGGTAGAGGAGTTGGTCGCAAAAGCAGCCAAATGGGGCCACAAGGCAGTTGCTATTACCGATCATGGGAATGTGCAGTCCTTCCCTCATGGTTACAAGGCAGCTAAAAAAGCTGGTATCCAACTCATCTATGGGATGGAAGCCAATATCGTTGAAGACCGTGTACCGATTACCTACAATGAAGTCGATCTAGACCTTCATGAAGCGACCTATGTGGTTTTTGATGTGGAAACGACAGGACTCTCAGCAATTTACAATGATCTGATTCAGGTTGCCGCGTCTAAAATGCACAAGGGCAATATCATTGCTGAATTTGATGAGTTTATCAATCCAGGGCACCCCATTTCCGCCTTTACAACGGATCTGACAGGCATTACCGATGACCATGTTCGCAATGCCAAACCTTTGAAACAGGTCTTGGAGGAGTTCCAGGAATTCTGCAAGGATGCGGTTTTGGTTGCCCACAATGCCACTTTTGACGTGGGCTTCATGAATGCCAACTATGAGCGTCATGGCCTTCCCAAAATCACCCAGCCAGTAATTGATACGTTAGAGTTTGCTCGGAACCTTTATCCAGAGTACAAGCGTCATGGTTTGGGCCCCTTGACCAAGCGGTTTGGGGTTGCCTTGGAACACCACCACATGGCCAACTATGATGCAGAAGCGACGGGTCGCTTGCTCTTTATCTTTATCAAGGATGTAGCAGAAAAGCATGGCGTGACTAATCTTGCCAAGCTGAATTTGGATTTGATTAGTCCGGATTCCTACAAAAAGGCTCGGGTCAAACACGCAACCATCTATGTCAAGAACCAGACGGGCTTGAAAAACATGTTCAAATTGGTCTCCCTTTCCAATACCCAATATTTTGAGGGAGTTCCTCGGATTCCGCGAACAGTTTTAGATGCCCACCGGGAAGGTTTAATCCTGGGAACGGCTTGTTCTGAAGGAGAAGTCTTTGACGCGGTCGTCTCTCAAGGAGTTGATGCGGCAGTGGAAGTGGCCAAGTATTATGACTTTATTGAGGTCATGCCTCCAGCCATCTATGCGCCCCTCATTGCTAAAGAGCAGGTCAAAGACATGGACGAGCTCCAGACTATCATCAAGAGCTTGATTGAGGTGGGAGATCGCCTTGGCAAGCCAGTCCTCGCGACAGGAAATGTCCACTACCTTGAGCCCGAGGATGAGATTTATCGAGAAATCATTGTCCGCAGTCTTGGGCAAGGGGCCATGATTAACCGGACCATCGGTCATGGAGAAAACGCCCAACCTGCACCCCTACCAAAAGCCCATTTCCGTACAACCAATGAAATGCTGGATGAATTTGCTTTTCTAGGGGAAGACTTAGCACGAAAACTGGTCATTGAAAACACCAATGCTCTGGCAGAAATCTTTGAACCTGTCGAAGTGGTCAAGGGTGACCTCTATACCCCATTTATCGACAAGGCCGAAGAAACGGTTGCCGAATTGACCTATCAGAAGGCCTTTGAAATCTATGGCAATCCGCTACCTGATATTGTTGATTTACGGATTGAAAAAGAATTAACCTCTATCCTGGGGAATGGCTTCGCCGTGATCTATCTGGCTTCCCAACTCTTGGTGCACCGTTCCAATGAACGGGGCTACTTGGTTGGTTCCCGGGGATCTGTCGGCTCCAGTTTCGTTGCGACCATGATCGGGATTACCGAGGTTAATCCGCTCTCTCCTCACTATGTCTGCGGGGAGTGTAAATACAGTGAGTTTATCACGGATGGTTCTTATGGTTCAGGATTTGATATGCCCAATAAGGACTGTCCAAACTGTGGTCACCAACTCAGCAAAAACGGCCAAGACATTCCTTTCGAGACCTTCCTTGGTTTTGATGGGGACAAGGTACCCGATATCGATTTGAACTTCTCAGGGGAAGATCAGCCGAGTGCCCACTTGGATGTCCGTGATATTTTTGGAGAAGAATATGCCTTCCGGGCAGGAACAGTAGGTACAGTTGCAGCCAAGACCGCCTATGGGTTTGTTAAAGGCTATGAGCGGGACTACGGCAAGTATTACCGGGATGCAGAGGTGGAACGGCTAGCCCAAGGAGCAGCTGGGGTTAAACGGACGACTGGTCAGCACCCAGGAGGGATCGTTGTTATCCCTAACTATATGGATGTCTATGACTTCACCCCTGTGCAGTACCCAGCAGATGATGTGACAGCTGAATGGCAGACTACTCACTTTAACTTCCACGATATCGATGAGAACGTCCTTAAACTCGATGTCCTGGGACATGATGATCCGACTATGATTCGCAAGCTCCAGGACTTATCAGGCATTGATCCAAACGATATCCCAATGGATGATCCTGGTGTCATGGCCCTCTTCTCAGGAACCGATATCTTAGGAGTCACACCGGAGCAAATCGGTACCTCGACTGGTATGCTGGGGATCCCAGAGTTTGGGACCAACTTTGTTCGGGGTATGGTCGATGAAACCCATCCGACGACCTTTGCCGAGTTGCTTCAGCTTTCTGGTCTGTCTCACGGTACCGACGTATGGTTGGGAAATGCCCAAGACTTGATCAAGGCGGGTATTGCTGACCTATCAACCGTTATCGGATGTCGGGATGACATCATGGTTTACCTCATGCACGCTGGCCTAGATCCAAAAATGGCCTTTACCATCATGGAGCGGGTGCGGAAAGGCATGTGGCTCAAGATTCCTGAAGAAGAGCGCAATGGCTATATCGAGGCCATGAAGGCTAACAATGTACCTGAATGGTACATCGAATCTTGTGGGAAAATCAAGTACATGTTCCCCAAAGCCCATGCGGCAGCCTACGTTATGATGGCCTTGCGGGTGGCTTACTTTAAGGTTCATCATCCGCTCTACTATTACTGTGCTTACTTCTCAATCCGTGCCAAGGCCTTTGATATCAAGACTATGGGTGCAGGCCTAGAAGCCGTGAAAGCGCGGATGAAGGAGATTGCTGAAAAACGCAAGAACAACGAAGCTTCCAATGTGGAGATTGACCTCTACACGACCCTTGAAATTGTCAATGAGATGTGGGAGCGTGGCTTCAAGTTTGGTAAGCTAGACCTCTATCGCAGTGATGCGACGGAATTCATCATCGATGGAGACACCCTTATTCCACCATTTGTTGCCATGGATGGATTGGGAGAAAACGTAGCCAAGCAGATTGTACGAGCTCGCAAAGAAGGAGAATTCCTTTCTAAAACAGAGTTGCGCAAACGTGGTGGCGTCTCCTCAACCTTGGTGGAAAAGATGGACGAGATGGGAATTCTTGGCAATATGCCAGAAGACAACCAGCTCAGTCTCTTTGATGATTTGTTTTAA